The DNA window GTGGTCAGGTCGATCACCAGATGACGGTCGAGGGCCGTGCTCCCCGTCATAGCTCTCAGCTTCCTACCTCGGCGAGTTGGGGCATGACCTCGATAGCCAAGAGTTCGATGGCGTCGGGGTTGGGGACGTCGGCGGTGTTGATGATCACCTGCTGCGCCCCGGCGTCGGCGAGACGGACGAACCGGTCGACCAGCTCATCGGCGGATTCGGGCGTGGACCGCCAGGCGTTGGGGGTGAACAGGCTCACCGATTGCAGGGTGGTGCGCTCGATCTCCTCATAGGGACGTCCGACGGCTTCGCAATGCTCGGCGAGGATCCGGTACTTGTGACGGAGCTGGTCGGGATCGCCGAAGAGGTTGGAGGCGTCGGCGTAGCGGGCGACGAGGCGGAGCGTCTTCTTCTCGCCGCCTCCGCCGATCATGATCGGCACCCGGGGTCGGGAGATCGACTG is part of the Acidimicrobiia bacterium genome and encodes:
- a CDS encoding LLM class flavin-dependent oxidoreductase → RARLGLMVGGVHYRNPGLWVKAATTLDVLSGGRAWLGLGAGWNQAESVGLGFPFPETKTRFEILEDTLQIAHHMFEGERGSETRFEGRQFTAERLLNVPQSISRPRVPIMIGGGGEKKTLRLVARYADASNLFGDPDQLRHKYRILAEHCEAVGRPYEEIERTTLQSVSLFTPNAWRSTPESADELVDRFVRLADAGAQQVIINTADVPNPDAIELLAIEVMPQLAEVGS